One Perognathus longimembris pacificus isolate PPM17 chromosome 2, ASM2315922v1, whole genome shotgun sequence DNA segment encodes these proteins:
- the Znf32 gene encoding zinc finger protein 32 isoform X2: MFGFPTATLLDCHGRYAQNVAFFNVMTEAHKYEHSEATGSSSWDFPTSFRREKLEPKSQDSKSLQEDSPGGRQKVYECQECGKSFRQKGSLTLHERIHTGQKPFECAHCGKSFRAKGNLVTHQRIHTGEKPYQCQECGKSFSQRGSLAVHERLHTGQKPYECAICQRSFRNQSNLAVHRRVHSGEKPYRCEQCGKAFSQKGSLIVHIRVHTGLKPYACPQCRKSFHTRGNCVLHGKVHTGETPYLCGQCGKSFTQRGSLAVHQRSCSQRLTL; the protein is encoded by the exons ATGTTTGGATTTCCAACCGCTACCCTGCTGGACTGTCATGGAAGATATGCCCAGAATGTAGCCTTTTTCA ATGTGATGACAGAAGCCCACAAATATGAGCACTCTGAGGCCACAGGATCCTCAAGCTGGGACTTCCCGACTTCCTTCCGAAGGGAGAAGCTGGAACCCAAGTCCCAGGATTCTAAGTCACTACAGGAAGACTCCCCCGGAGGGAGACAGAAGGTCTATGAGTGCCAGGAATGTGGGAAGTCCTTCCGGCAGAAAGGCAGTCTAACCTTACATGAGAGAATCCACACAGGTCAGAAGCCCTTTGAGTGCGCCCACTGCGGGAAGAGCTTCAGGGCCAAAGGCAACCTTGTCACCCACCAGCGAATCCACACGGGAGAGAAGCCCTATCAGTGCCAGGAGTGTGGGAAAAGCTTCAGCCAGCGAGGCAGCCTGGCCGTGCACGAGAGGCTCCACACAGGACAGAAACCCTACGAGTGCGCCATCTGCCAGAGGAGCTTCAGGAATCAGAGCAACCTGGCTGTTCACCGCAGAGTTCACAGCGGGGAGAAGCCCTACAGGTGTGAgcaatgtgggaaagccttcagtcagaaGGGAAGCTTAATCGTCCACATAAGAGTCCACACCGGCCTTAAGCCCTATGCCTGTCCCCAGTGCAGGAAGAGCTTTCACACCAGGGGAAACTGCGTGCTGCATGGCAAGGTCCACACAGGAGAAACGCCCTATCTGTGTGGCCAGTGCGGAAAGAGCTTCACGCAGAGGGGGAGTCTGGCTGTGCACCAGAGAAGCTGCTCACAGAGGCTCACCCTATGA
- the Znf32 gene encoding zinc finger protein 32 isoform X3 codes for MTEAHKYEHSEATGSSSWDFPTSFRREKLEPKSQDSKSLQEDSPGGRQKVYECQECGKSFRQKGSLTLHERIHTGQKPFECAHCGKSFRAKGNLVTHQRIHTGEKPYQCQECGKSFSQRGSLAVHERLHTGQKPYECAICQRSFRNQSNLAVHRRVHSGEKPYRCEQCGKAFSQKGSLIVHIRVHTGLKPYACPQCRKSFHTRGNCVLHGKVHTGETPYLCGQCGKSFTQRGSLAVHQRSCSQRLTL; via the coding sequence ATGACAGAAGCCCACAAATATGAGCACTCTGAGGCCACAGGATCCTCAAGCTGGGACTTCCCGACTTCCTTCCGAAGGGAGAAGCTGGAACCCAAGTCCCAGGATTCTAAGTCACTACAGGAAGACTCCCCCGGAGGGAGACAGAAGGTCTATGAGTGCCAGGAATGTGGGAAGTCCTTCCGGCAGAAAGGCAGTCTAACCTTACATGAGAGAATCCACACAGGTCAGAAGCCCTTTGAGTGCGCCCACTGCGGGAAGAGCTTCAGGGCCAAAGGCAACCTTGTCACCCACCAGCGAATCCACACGGGAGAGAAGCCCTATCAGTGCCAGGAGTGTGGGAAAAGCTTCAGCCAGCGAGGCAGCCTGGCCGTGCACGAGAGGCTCCACACAGGACAGAAACCCTACGAGTGCGCCATCTGCCAGAGGAGCTTCAGGAATCAGAGCAACCTGGCTGTTCACCGCAGAGTTCACAGCGGGGAGAAGCCCTACAGGTGTGAgcaatgtgggaaagccttcagtcagaaGGGAAGCTTAATCGTCCACATAAGAGTCCACACCGGCCTTAAGCCCTATGCCTGTCCCCAGTGCAGGAAGAGCTTTCACACCAGGGGAAACTGCGTGCTGCATGGCAAGGTCCACACAGGAGAAACGCCCTATCTGTGTGGCCAGTGCGGAAAGAGCTTCACGCAGAGGGGGAGTCTGGCTGTGCACCAGAGAAGCTGCTCACAGAGGCTCACCCTATGA
- the Znf32 gene encoding zinc finger protein 32 isoform X1, translated as MFGFPTATLLDCHGRYAQNVAFFTHCCILHDFPLLLPDVMTEAHKYEHSEATGSSSWDFPTSFRREKLEPKSQDSKSLQEDSPGGRQKVYECQECGKSFRQKGSLTLHERIHTGQKPFECAHCGKSFRAKGNLVTHQRIHTGEKPYQCQECGKSFSQRGSLAVHERLHTGQKPYECAICQRSFRNQSNLAVHRRVHSGEKPYRCEQCGKAFSQKGSLIVHIRVHTGLKPYACPQCRKSFHTRGNCVLHGKVHTGETPYLCGQCGKSFTQRGSLAVHQRSCSQRLTL; from the exons ATGTTTGGATTTCCAACCGCTACCCTGCTGGACTGTCATGGAAGATATGCCCAGAATGTAGCCTTTTTCA CACATTGCTGCATCTTACATGACTTCCCTCTCCTTTTGCCAGATGTGATGACAGAAGCCCACAAATATGAGCACTCTGAGGCCACAGGATCCTCAAGCTGGGACTTCCCGACTTCCTTCCGAAGGGAGAAGCTGGAACCCAAGTCCCAGGATTCTAAGTCACTACAGGAAGACTCCCCCGGAGGGAGACAGAAGGTCTATGAGTGCCAGGAATGTGGGAAGTCCTTCCGGCAGAAAGGCAGTCTAACCTTACATGAGAGAATCCACACAGGTCAGAAGCCCTTTGAGTGCGCCCACTGCGGGAAGAGCTTCAGGGCCAAAGGCAACCTTGTCACCCACCAGCGAATCCACACGGGAGAGAAGCCCTATCAGTGCCAGGAGTGTGGGAAAAGCTTCAGCCAGCGAGGCAGCCTGGCCGTGCACGAGAGGCTCCACACAGGACAGAAACCCTACGAGTGCGCCATCTGCCAGAGGAGCTTCAGGAATCAGAGCAACCTGGCTGTTCACCGCAGAGTTCACAGCGGGGAGAAGCCCTACAGGTGTGAgcaatgtgggaaagccttcagtcagaaGGGAAGCTTAATCGTCCACATAAGAGTCCACACCGGCCTTAAGCCCTATGCCTGTCCCCAGTGCAGGAAGAGCTTTCACACCAGGGGAAACTGCGTGCTGCATGGCAAGGTCCACACAGGAGAAACGCCCTATCTGTGTGGCCAGTGCGGAAAGAGCTTCACGCAGAGGGGGAGTCTGGCTGTGCACCAGAGAAGCTGCTCACAGAGGCTCACCCTATGA